A part of Myxococcus landrumus genomic DNA contains:
- a CDS encoding carboxypeptidase M32 — protein sequence MDTWLLSRMQELKDLQGLIGLATWDQETYLPARAGPARAHQLSTLQGIHHERLVDPRLGDALEKAATEAGLTDDERAMVEVLRREREREVRVPAALVRAMAEAQSQGLHAWREARQERKFARFQPALHRLLSLRREQADAYGHGGERYDALLEGFEPGMRVARLTPVLSTLREHLIPMVGALSGTARKAPKLFDGRRYDKDAQWRFTLRLLKDIGFDLEAGRQDLSIHPFTGGTHALDVRLTTRVDETNPLSAIFSTIHEAGHGLFEQGFAPEHHRTPLAAAPSMGLHESQSRLWENLVGRSRAFWEHYFPLLRDSFPEALAGVDVEDFLAAVNAVSPSLIRTESDEVTYNLHIAVRYELELLLIRDELPLDELPAAWNARMERYLGVTPPDDTQGVLQDIHWAWGELGYFPTYSLGNLYAASLYRAAERAMPGLDGQLRQGHLLPLRDWLRENIHHQGFRLPAEERVRAVTGQGLTDVDFLGYLRTKYRVAP from the coding sequence ATGGACACCTGGCTGCTCTCCCGGATGCAGGAGTTGAAGGACCTTCAGGGGCTCATCGGCCTCGCCACGTGGGACCAGGAGACGTACCTCCCGGCCCGGGCAGGCCCCGCCAGGGCCCACCAGCTCTCCACCCTCCAGGGCATCCACCATGAGCGCCTGGTGGACCCGAGGCTCGGGGACGCCCTCGAGAAGGCCGCCACGGAGGCGGGCCTGACGGACGACGAGCGCGCCATGGTGGAGGTCCTCCGGCGGGAGCGGGAGCGGGAGGTGCGAGTGCCCGCGGCGCTGGTGCGCGCCATGGCCGAGGCCCAGAGCCAGGGCCTCCATGCCTGGCGCGAGGCCCGTCAGGAGCGCAAGTTCGCCCGCTTCCAGCCCGCGCTCCACCGGCTCCTGTCGCTGCGCCGCGAGCAGGCCGACGCCTATGGCCACGGTGGGGAGCGCTATGACGCGCTGCTGGAGGGCTTCGAGCCCGGCATGCGCGTGGCGCGGCTCACCCCCGTGTTGAGCACCCTGCGCGAGCACCTCATCCCCATGGTGGGCGCCCTCTCGGGGACGGCGCGGAAGGCGCCGAAGCTGTTCGACGGCCGGCGCTACGACAAGGATGCGCAGTGGCGCTTCACCCTGCGGTTGCTCAAGGACATCGGCTTCGACCTGGAGGCGGGCCGGCAGGATTTGAGCATCCATCCTTTCACGGGCGGCACCCACGCGCTCGACGTGCGCCTCACCACGCGCGTGGACGAGACGAACCCGCTCTCCGCCATCTTCAGCACCATCCACGAGGCGGGCCACGGCCTGTTCGAGCAGGGCTTCGCGCCCGAGCACCACCGCACTCCGCTGGCCGCCGCGCCCTCCATGGGCCTGCACGAGTCACAGTCGCGCCTGTGGGAGAACCTGGTGGGCCGCAGCCGCGCCTTCTGGGAGCACTACTTTCCGTTGCTCCGCGACAGCTTCCCGGAGGCGCTGGCGGGCGTGGACGTGGAGGACTTCCTCGCCGCGGTGAATGCGGTGAGCCCGTCGCTCATCCGCACGGAGTCCGACGAGGTGACGTACAACCTGCACATCGCCGTGCGCTACGAGCTGGAGCTGCTGCTGATTCGGGACGAGCTCCCGCTCGACGAGCTGCCCGCCGCGTGGAATGCGCGCATGGAGCGCTACCTGGGCGTCACTCCGCCCGATGACACGCAGGGCGTGCTCCAGGACATCCACTGGGCCTGGGGTGAGCTGGGCTACTTCCCCACGTACTCGCTGGGCAACCTCTACGCCGCGTCCCTCTACCGCGCCGCCGAGCGCGCCATGCCGGGCCTCGACGGACAGCTTCGCCAGGGACACCTGCTTCCCCTGCGCGACTGGCTGCGCGAGAACATCCACCACCAGGGCTTCCGTCTCCCCGCGGAGGAGCGCGTGCGCGCGGTGACGGGGCAGGGCCTCACGGACGTGGACTTCCTGGGCTACCTGCGCACGAAGTACCGCGTCGCGCCCTAG
- a CDS encoding serine hydrolase domain-containing protein produces the protein MRALGPPFVTAWLILWATLGSAHAAAVVPPAPLEEKLVGVWGSERVLGPEVRGELTLVRSANAWRARIAGYEVQARVEGKKVSILLPGGQGELRGTLAEDGQRITGHWIQPRVLMSGMTFATPVVLRALQPGVWRGDVSPLEDRFSLYLVVEKQPDGSVGAFIRNPERNFGNRVLFRVSLQDTAVRLTPTSGRAQPLEGTFDAAAQRLALRYPPFDLMFDFTRRERTQAVGLHPRSPASGPYVYQAPIAEDDGWSTASLTDVGMDVQPLRKLVQGILDQTPSPQPAPAIQGLLIARHGKLVLEEYFHGFDKERPHDLRSAAKTYASVLVGIALDQGAPFTVDTPIVSLFPEYAGKISNLDARKRALTVAHLMTMSTGLACDDDDPESPGNEDRLEDSVPDWYKYTLDLPMVREPGKQAVYCSANINLLGGVLRNSTRSWLPEFFEKHLATPLQLRKYHLDLMPSGELYLGGGIYMRPRDALKLGQLYLSGGTWNGRRVVSQRWVERSTALHATMNAKQTYGYTWWRHELRVGDRVYSQYEASGNGGQLIMVVPELDLVVMFTAGNYNHVALWRKFREELLPQYILSAVTPSK, from the coding sequence ATGCGCGCACTCGGCCCCCCCTTCGTCACCGCCTGGCTCATCCTGTGGGCGACTCTTGGAAGTGCTCACGCGGCGGCGGTGGTCCCGCCCGCGCCCCTGGAAGAGAAGCTGGTGGGAGTCTGGGGCAGTGAGCGAGTCCTGGGCCCGGAGGTCCGCGGCGAGCTGACGCTGGTGCGAAGTGCGAACGCGTGGCGCGCGCGCATCGCGGGCTACGAGGTCCAGGCCCGCGTGGAGGGGAAGAAGGTCTCCATCCTCCTGCCCGGTGGACAGGGGGAGCTTCGGGGGACCCTCGCGGAGGATGGCCAGCGCATCACCGGCCATTGGATTCAGCCGCGAGTGCTCATGAGCGGCATGACGTTCGCCACGCCCGTGGTGTTGCGGGCACTCCAGCCGGGCGTGTGGCGCGGCGACGTGTCACCGCTGGAGGACCGGTTCTCGCTCTACCTCGTGGTCGAGAAGCAACCCGATGGCTCCGTGGGCGCGTTCATCCGCAACCCCGAGCGGAACTTCGGCAACCGCGTGCTGTTTCGCGTCAGCCTCCAGGACACCGCCGTTCGCCTCACGCCGACGTCGGGGCGCGCGCAGCCCCTGGAGGGAACGTTCGACGCGGCGGCCCAGCGGCTGGCCTTGCGCTATCCGCCCTTCGACCTGATGTTCGACTTCACCCGACGGGAGCGGACGCAGGCCGTGGGCCTCCATCCGCGCTCCCCCGCCTCGGGCCCCTACGTGTATCAAGCACCCATCGCCGAGGACGACGGCTGGTCCACCGCCTCGCTCACCGACGTGGGGATGGACGTCCAGCCCCTCCGGAAGCTCGTGCAGGGCATCCTCGACCAGACACCCAGCCCCCAGCCCGCGCCCGCCATCCAGGGCCTGCTCATCGCGCGCCACGGGAAGCTGGTGCTGGAGGAGTACTTCCACGGCTTCGACAAGGAGCGCCCTCATGACCTGCGCTCGGCGGCGAAGACCTATGCCTCCGTGCTGGTGGGCATCGCGCTGGACCAGGGCGCGCCCTTCACCGTCGATACCCCCATCGTCTCGCTGTTCCCCGAGTACGCCGGGAAGATTTCGAACCTCGACGCACGCAAGCGCGCGCTCACCGTCGCGCACCTGATGACCATGTCCACGGGCCTGGCCTGTGACGACGATGACCCGGAGTCCCCGGGCAACGAGGACCGGCTCGAGGACTCCGTCCCCGATTGGTACAAGTACACGCTGGACCTGCCCATGGTGCGCGAGCCCGGCAAGCAGGCCGTGTATTGCTCGGCCAACATCAACCTCCTCGGCGGCGTCCTGCGCAACAGCACGCGGAGCTGGCTGCCGGAGTTCTTCGAGAAGCACCTCGCCACGCCGCTCCAGTTGCGGAAGTACCACCTGGACCTGATGCCCTCGGGCGAGCTGTACCTGGGCGGCGGCATCTACATGCGCCCGAGAGACGCGCTCAAGCTCGGGCAGCTCTACCTCTCGGGAGGAACCTGGAACGGACGGCGCGTCGTCAGCCAGCGCTGGGTCGAGCGCTCCACGGCCCTCCACGCCACGATGAACGCGAAGCAGACCTACGGCTACACGTGGTGGCGCCACGAGCTGCGCGTGGGCGACCGGGTGTACTCGCAATACGAAGCCAGCGGGAACGGAGGCCAGCTCATCATGGTCGTCCCCGAGCTGGACCTCGTCGTGATGTTCACCGCTGGCAACTACAACCACGTGGCGCTGTGGCGGAAGTTCCGGGAGGAGCTCCTGCCCCAGTACATCCTGAGCGCGGTGACGCCTTCGAAATGA